AGCTTCTTTCACTGCTTCTGCTAGTGTGGGGTGGGCATGGCAGCAACGTGCGATGTCTTCACTGCTGGCTCCAAACTCCATTGCCACTGCACATTCTGCGATTAAATCTCCGGCGCGGGGGCCGATGATGTGGACTCCGAGAACACGATCCGTTTGTTTGTCGGCCAGCATCTTGACACGACCTTCTGTTTGCCCCATTGCTCGTGCGCGACCGTTGGCGATAAACGGGAAGGAACCTTTTCGGTATTCAACTCCCTCTTCCTTGAGTTGATCTTCTGTTTTTCCCACTGCGGCAATTTCTGGATTCGTATACGCGACGCTCGGGATTGTGTTGTAGTTGACGTGCCCAAAGCCCGTCACCAGATGTTCGGCAAAGGCGACACCTTCATCTTCGGCTTTATGTGCCAGCATCGCGCCGCCAATCACATCACCAATGGCAAAGATCCCTTTGACAGAAGTTTCATAGTGTTCATAAACGGGAATGAATCCGCGTTTGTCTACTTCAATGCCGACATTTTCCAGACCCAGTTGATCTGTATTGGGACGTCTACCCACAGCGACCAGAACGCGATCACAGCGAACCGGTTTACTATCAGCAATTTCTACATCGCAGGTCTTTCGATTTGTTTTTACACCAGTCACACGGCAGCCTAGTTGGAATTCCAGTCCCTGTTTCTCAAAGATTTTTTGTGCTTCGTCAGCAATTTCGCTGTCGGTTGTTGGTAGAATTCGATCCAGATATTCCAGAATCGTGACTTTGGCTCCCAATCGACTCCAGACTGCACCGAGTTCCAATCCGATCACCCCACCTCCGATGACGACGAGATGCTTGGGAACTTGCTCGTATTTCAGAGCTTCAGTGCTTGTTCCTACACGATCGCCGTCTAATGTGATACCAGGTAGTGTGGAAGGTTGGCTACCTGTGGCGATCAGGATGTACTTTGACTCGAGTTCGTTCACTGTTTTGCCATCATCTACTTTCACTTTTCCGGGAGCGATGAGAGTAGCATGACCTGTATAACGCGTGATTTTGTTTTTCTTGAAGAGAGAGCCAATGCCTCCTGCCATTGTTTTAACAACGCGGTCTTTTTGTCCCAGCATTTTTGCGAGGTCGAGTTCTAACGAACCCACGTTGATACCACGGTCTTTCAAACTGTGTTCGGCTTCTTTGTAAAGTTCGCTGGATTCCAAAAGCGCTTTACTGGGAATACAGCCGACACGCAAGCAGGTGCCTCCCAGCATACTTTCCTTTTCGATACAAGCAACATTCAAACCAAGCTGGGCAGCACGAATTGCAGCAATATAACCACCGGGACCAGTACCGATTACAACCAGATCGTGGTT
The Gimesia aquarii DNA segment above includes these coding regions:
- the lpdA gene encoding dihydrolipoyl dehydrogenase; the encoded protein is MNHDLVVIGTGPGGYIAAIRAAQLGLNVACIEKESMLGGTCLRVGCIPSKALLESSELYKEAEHSLKDRGINVGSLELDLAKMLGQKDRVVKTMAGGIGSLFKKNKITRYTGHATLIAPGKVKVDDGKTVNELESKYILIATGSQPSTLPGITLDGDRVGTSTEALKYEQVPKHLVVIGGGVIGLELGAVWSRLGAKVTILEYLDRILPTTDSEIADEAQKIFEKQGLEFQLGCRVTGVKTNRKTCDVEIADSKPVRCDRVLVAVGRRPNTDQLGLENVGIEVDKRGFIPVYEHYETSVKGIFAIGDVIGGAMLAHKAEDEGVAFAEHLVTGFGHVNYNTIPSVAYTNPEIAAVGKTEDQLKEEGVEYRKGSFPFIANGRARAMGQTEGRVKMLADKQTDRVLGVHIIGPRAGDLIAECAVAMEFGASSEDIARCCHAHPTLAEAVKEAALAVDGRTLNF